Genomic window (Gasterosteus aculeatus chromosome 1, fGasAcu3.hap1.1, whole genome shotgun sequence):
GTTCTTTACCAAATGTCAAACTGTCGTTTCAAAGGCACACTTGTAAACAGGAACAGAAAAGTTGACACTTTTCAGCAACTGTATTTCAAACATATGCAACACTTTTGCTACGTCGGAATAAACATATCAAGGTCACACGTCTGTCTTTTCAAGCGTGGCCATTTAGCCGTGTGGGAGAGATTTCCGTTCGGAGGAGCGGACGGAGCGTTTCATGTGCCAATTTGAATCCTATTTTTGAAACATATTTATTCCTAAACCATGAATAAagtgtaaattacatttttcctaTCAAGTGTTAATTATGTTGATGAAACAGCCTCAGTGAAACCCGTCCTTTGCAAGAGCCCATATCACAGATTGCTCATGCCtcccttttattttcttaacaCTTCTAAAAGCTACGTTTTCTGTTGTCTGACTGAGTTTTGAAGAGTCTGTACAATTTTGTACAAAGTGATGTACTTGACATACTACtttatatttctgtgaataaaaTGTGAAGAAACTATTGTGCATTTTCTGCAGTTTATTCACTCAAAACTGTCACAACACGACGGGTTCAGACCGAAACGCTTTCTCATTTGGGGAACCGGCCTGTAGATGATTTCTCTCATCTCTATTTATTCATCTGTATTAAGAACTGGAGTGTGAGACGCGACGTCATGTggtttgcttttgtttcacTTTATATAAGATTAGAACCCACATCCCTCGTTCCAATATTAGGTCCTTATGTGAACACACGTAACATGTTCAGTGTCATTTTATAAATGTGCGACAGCCAGCGAACCAGTCGTAGTTTCACTAGTCCACCTGGGCCAGTTTAAAGCCTGATAACTTAAACACAGACGTATCGATGTTTCCAAAATGAAGCAGCTTCGGGGAAAAGAGCAGACGTACAGTCGCTCACCACAGCAGCCCTTTGCAAGCGGAGACCTCCATAAAATTCATTAATATTGTTCCACACAGTTTAACCTCACTGAGCCCTAAAGGCCTCAAGCTGAAAGCCAAAGATAATTTGGATCTTTAAGTACTTGGACGCCCTCTAGAGGTCACATGTTACAACAAccacaaaaagaacaaaaacacgcTTGCTAATGGCCACAGCTAATTTACTATaaatattcagaaataaaacaatttttacaAACTTTTTTTACAGTTTCCCTCACATCCAAGTCACCATAATGTGGCATTGTGTATTTACAGTACAAACGCATCAGCGTCTAGAAGAAGGCACAGAAATGTGCATTACCTTCCTAATAATCTTGTAATCGCATACTTTCAAGTCATTATCTGCATAGCTGAAGTGTATAAGTCACAGGATTTGAGCATTGCTCACGTGGATGAAAAGAAATTGGCTTGTTTGGCTATTTGTCACTACAAATAACTGGAACACATCATTTCACAATTGGTTGTTGATAGAAGAAAAGAACTGAACTTGCAGGTCTGTTTTAAATCGTGTTTGTTCACATTAAAACACCTGCGAAAGTATCAACTTTTACAAGATTGTGATTATGTAATAAACTAAATATACATGGGGCATTTTGGATTCTTGGGACTTACACGGTCAAACTAAGTAAATCCGTAACCTGCTGTGAGGTTTTCAGATTACCGTTTTGATCAATAATGCCTTTCTAGGTGAGTGTGTTGGATCGCATTCAGTTGCTGTCTCAATTCAATCAGCTTGTGAGTAGACACAGTTTATGAATAACAAACCTATCGGAGGCCTTTAAGAGACCAGACACAGTTATTTGATGTCTGTTTACTCCTGcaactcacaaaaaaaaaaaaaaaaacagtctgagATGATGGCACCacttccatctccatctccacatGCACACCAGGTTACAGCTTCTCCATCAGGAATTGCTGAGATTCACGATGAGAAGGCCGGCCATGGCCAGCAGCATCGCTGCGGTCATCTCCATCATTTTCCCCTGCCTCCACCTTTTAAGggactcctcctgctgctcctgcacgCGCTGCCTCCTGGCTTTCatgtccctctccctctgcagctgctccccGTAGTGAGCCCGGTAAAAGGCGTCAAAATCGAACATGGCCTTCCCCCCCGCTTGGGAGAAGCGCCTGGCTCTgtggagatgctgctgctgctgctggggggggcCTGCGGGTCGGCCCGCGGCCTCCTTGGAGGACGGTCTCCCTGCGCCCTGAACGTCCGACCCGCTCAGGAGGCCCCGGTCGTACTTCCTCCTCAGGCTGATGCTGCCCAGCACCGTGTAGGCCTCGCTGATCTCAGAGAAGCGCCGGTTGGCCTCCTCGTCACCCGGGTTCTTGTCGGGGTGGTAGACAAAGGACTGCTTGTAATAGGCTGTCTTTATCTGGGACTGCGTGGCACCGGGGGACACCTTGAGGGTGTCGTAATAGGACGTCCTGCTCCTGTGCAGCAGAGGGGGCTGCTTTGAGCCGCTgtccctcctccagctgtagCCTCGACTGGAGGCTTGCAGGGTGTCAGGGCGCCGTTTCAGACGCTTCCGGCTCTCTGAGCCGCGCTCGGCCAGGATGAAGACGACAGTGCAGAAAGCTCGCAGCTGCTGGGGGCACCTGAAGGCGTCGGGGTGGATGGAGACACCTCCTCTGGTCCAGGGGGTCATGGGGCCaggcagcagcttctcctggaGGACAGGGCGCAGTCTTGCAGAGACGCACCAGGCCGTCGGGGGAGCTTGCAGGGTCTCTTTGATAAAACGGGATGAGTCCAGCTCCAAAGAAGTGGAGCAAAGTAAAGTCGCATTTTCCCGTTTACTTTCACTTCTCCTCACTCTGGAAAGGTTCTCTGTTTTGCATTGTGTCGCTTTGGTTCTTGGCTGAACTTCGTCTTCTGGTCGACTGTCACAGAAAGTGCGGTTAACCAACAGAGATCCGGGACCTTCTCCGGTGACCACCGGTCGATTCCGGGTGTTTCTGAGAGCGGAAACCCGGTAAACCCCGGTGGCCAGCCTCTGACCTACCTCGGCCATTTTGCCGACAACGAGTCGGCTAAATTCATGACGCGGCATCCGGAAAGGCTACGTCATTAACGAGGACCAATAGGAGTCCGTTTTTTTACAGGAAGTATATATCACGCCTAACCAATTGGACCAATCATTTCAGACGGCAGCGATAGTTACGTAGTGTTATGAAATGTCAATCTTTTATGATCGACTTTTACGGAAAAAAAGGGAGCCATACAACAGGTTGAAGTTTGACGTGGATTGCAAGGTATATCTAGTAATAATAGCCGTAAAACTTAAAGACACCAGTTTAAAACACCTTATTTTAAGATGATATATTCCGAACCTTCTGGGAAAGACTATATGGATGTCCGAGCCTCTACAGTTAACATTAGCCTAAATATCCTTTAATTGAATACTTTTTGTGTTTCTGgcaaataattaattaatttacttttctttaatttcattaattattgcttttttattattaattatgtaAGAACGATATGCATTCTTAGATTGAAATAATGTGTTaactaaatattaaaataatgtaaCGCATATGTACTTGGGCGCTCACAGGGTGGCGACAAACGCGTCTGTTtgaactgtgttgctttcaagTCAACGAAGAAGTCGTTTTTACGTCGCACACGTGTGACGTCATTGGTTTTCACGTGTGGACCGTGGGCTATCACAACATTTAGCTTGTTCACGAACGGATATTACACGTTCACTCTTCATCTTTAGATAGCGACCCACACACCAGGACAACCATGACCTCCAGCTGCCGACGGCCCGAACACACGGCTCCTCCAGATGTGGTCAGTGACGTGGTTTATTGTGGTGTTTCGCTGCTAACGATAGCAGCTGTAGCACTTTCGAGCTAACGAACGTAAtaatatatcaatattttaaCGAGGAACTGTATACTTGTTGACTAAACAGTAAGCTTACCATCGTTACTCGGTTGTTACTGTGTTGTGATTAACTATTTTGCTGGTTTTCCGTATTTGTGATGTAAATAAACAAGAGGCACAATCAGGGGCCACAGTGAAGCCAGCAGACAGATGTTTCCATTGAGTGTTGACGAATTGATCTGATCTCATCCCCGCAGTACTACAATGAAGCCGAAGCAAAGAAATACTCTCAGAAGTGAGTGTTTGTTATGATCTCTGTGTTTGTCGGACACAAATATAGTTGAGTCTCTGAAGCCTTTGTGTGTTCTGTTGCCTCGCAGCTCCCGAATGATTGAGATCCAGACCCAGATGTCAGAGAGAGCTGTAGAGCTCCTAAACCTGCCGGAGGGACAGCCGTGTTTCCTGCTAGATGTGGGGTGAGGGAGTAATACTTACTCTGTTTACATGAATTATACTGTTAAACGTGACTAAATTGATTAATACGACTAAGCATTGTCTAAAAATGATGTGCATTGTTTATCATTAAAGAAAAGGTTACTTTTGCTTAATTTTGCTGTGTTAATGCTAATCCATCTTTTagatgagacacacacattctgaaTGTATTTCGATGTGTAATTGAAAAATGAACTTCTTGCCACTTGTTAGAAACACCGCTGTATATACAGTGAGTGAGGATTGTAATGGTCTCCCGTTACTTTAAAATAAGGCGTTGTGAGAAAAATATAATCTTGTGCGTTTCTGACTCTAAGGTGACAACGATCTGTTCTGTCTCTCAGGTGCGGCTCTGGTCTCAGTGGAGACTTCCTGTCAGAGGAGGGACACTTTTGGGTTGGGGTGGACATCAGCACTGCCATGTTGGGTCAGTTATATACATTGCTTTCCTtaatttgtaaaacaaataagaaCACAAATCATCATATCATTATTGGTGAATCTCCAATAAACGTTTGTCTTGTTCAATGAGATGAATCACaaattttaaaacatttctgaAACACTGATCAACTCGCGTTATCTCTGACAGATGTTGCACTGGACAGAGAAGTAGAGGGAGACCTCTTAGTGGGGGACATGGGTCACGGGATGCCTTTCAGACCCGGGACCTTTGACGGTTGTATCAGGTGACCAACAGAACATGCttatgctgaaaatacagacatttaAGAAAACCTATGACTCTGTTATTCATTTCCTTTTGCTTCACTCCCTGTTAGCATCTCCGCTCTGCAGTGGCTCTGTAATGCCGACAAGAGGACACACAGTCCTCCTAAAAGACTGTACACCTTCTTTAGTACTCTCTACTCTTCTTTGGTACGGTCTCATCACTCCCGTTCCCTTCTTCAACTATTTAAGCATCAAGATTCCATATCATATTCTGATGCTTATTCCTCCTcactctttttgtctttcagtcAAGAGGCTCACGTGCAGTTTTCCAGCTTTATCCAGAGAACTCCGAGCAGGTGAAACAACGTTGTCCATTATGGATTTAAAACCAGATGTTTTCTACAGATTGATTaaatttgtcttcttttttcctcctaaGCTTGAGCTGATTACAACGCAGGCCATGCGGGCAGGCTTCGGTGGAGGCATGGTGGTGGATTACCCCAACAGCAGCAAGGCTAAAAAGTCAGTAGCGATGATAAAAGCTGGGCTTTCAATTATGACGTGTGCAGCTGCAGCCGTGTGCAAATGATTCTTTCTTAATGGCCTGTGAAATCAGCAGGAGAGTACTTGCAACCGCAGGTTCATTAGAGCACAATGACATTTATGTTAACTAAACGGTCACATTAACGATGTGATGAATTATCACAAATTAAAATGGTCAGTCTGATTTACTCAATCAATTACACACATCTTGTTTGATTCCAGGTTCTTCCTGTGTCTGTTTGCCGGAGTAACAGGAGTCCTTCCCAAAGTGAGAATGAGAGGAGTTGGATTTAGTGGTGATGTGTGCATTTTATTTAGCTACTAGATGACCACTGTtatctgtttgttgttttcagggGTTGGGAACAGAAGCCTCAGACAGAGGTGTTCCAAACCAGGTCCAGTATTCAGGACAAAggtggtattattattattattattattatttggatgTTTAACTGAAGCTGTTTACGTGGTTGGAAGAGTTTGTTTGTCCCAAGACTTCctctatatttatttttttgtcgaTTTTATTCAGAAATATGCAGTATGCGTCACAtgatgatttttaaaaaatattaaaaatttCGTGCTTTTTTC
Coding sequences:
- the dnajc30b gene encoding dnaJ (Hsp40) homolog, subfamily C, member 30b, with the translated sequence MPRHEFSRLVVGKMAEVGQRLATGVYRVSALRNTRNRPVVTGEGPGSLLVNRTFCDSRPEDEVQPRTKATQCKTENLSRVRRSESKRENATLLCSTSLELDSSRFIKETLQAPPTAWCVSARLRPVLQEKLLPGPMTPWTRGGVSIHPDAFRCPQQLRAFCTVVFILAERGSESRKRLKRRPDTLQASSRGYSWRRDSGSKQPPLLHRSRTSYYDTLKVSPGATQSQIKTAYYKQSFVYHPDKNPGDEEANRRFSEISEAYTVLGSISLRRKYDRGLLSGSDVQGAGRPSSKEAAGRPAGPPQQQQQHLHRARRFSQAGGKAMFDFDAFYRAHYGEQLQRERDMKARRQRVQEQQEESLKRWRQGKMMEMTAAMLLAMAGLLIVNLSNS
- the bud23 gene encoding 18S rRNA (guanine-N(7))-methyltransferase — its product is MTSSCRRPEHTAPPDVYYNEAEAKKYSQNSRMIEIQTQMSERAVELLNLPEGQPCFLLDVGCGSGLSGDFLSEEGHFWVGVDISTAMLDVALDREVEGDLLVGDMGHGMPFRPGTFDGCISISALQWLCNADKRTHSPPKRLYTFFSTLYSSLSRGSRAVFQLYPENSEQLELITTQAMRAGFGGGMVVDYPNSSKAKKFFLCLFAGVTGVLPKGLGTEASDRGVPNQVQYSGQRCRFKNMKGKSVKKGRDWVVEKKERRRRQGREVRADTKYTGRHRRPHF